One part of the Desulfonema ishimotonii genome encodes these proteins:
- a CDS encoding precorrin-8X methylmutase produces MKPHEIETLSFTIIDEEAGPHDFSGEEWQIVRRMIHTSADFEYMESVRFHPEAIDRGIEAIRSGKPIFTDTEMARSGLRKKELGNFGVTTTCLISNADVSRTASESGKTRAHVAVDTAAPLMTGGIYVVGNAPTALLRLLELVREGRARPALIIGLPVGFVNAAESKAALIETGYPHISNIGRKGGSNLAASVVNALSIMATARS; encoded by the coding sequence ATGAAACCCCATGAAATCGAAACGCTCAGTTTCACAATCATAGATGAGGAGGCCGGACCTCACGATTTTTCCGGGGAAGAGTGGCAGATTGTGCGGCGCATGATCCACACCTCCGCAGACTTTGAATATATGGAGAGCGTCCGGTTCCACCCCGAAGCCATTGACCGGGGAATTGAGGCCATCCGGTCGGGGAAACCGATTTTCACAGACACGGAGATGGCCCGCTCCGGTCTCCGCAAAAAAGAACTCGGCAATTTCGGTGTCACCACCACCTGCCTCATCAGCAATGCGGACGTCAGCAGGACCGCATCCGAATCCGGGAAGACCCGTGCCCACGTTGCGGTGGATACTGCGGCCCCCCTGATGACCGGAGGGATCTACGTGGTCGGCAACGCCCCCACAGCCCTGTTGCGCCTCCTTGAACTGGTTCGCGAAGGCAGGGCCCGTCCCGCGCTGATCATCGGCCTGCCGGTCGGCTTTGTCAATGCTGCGGAATCCAAGGCCGCGCTCATTGAAACCGGCTATCCGCATATCTCCAATATCGGCAGAAAAGGCGGTTCAAACCTGGCGGCCAGCGTGGTCAACGCCCTCTCAATTATGGCAACCGCCCGGTCCTGA
- the cobI gene encoding precorrin-2 C(20)-methyltransferase has product MSNTLGTLYGIGVGPGDPELVPVKSVRIIKEVDIIYTASSTKNDYSMAVNTVKSYIPELTPVITLPFPMTRDKSETETAWTNHARTIIEQIEEGRNVAFLTLGDPTTYSTYGYILQNVRALAPHVPVTTIPGITSYQATAARLNKPLVEGEESLLITSGVQGGNLLRDLSPRPENVVFLKAYRNAGDIATALEETGYIENSVGISRCGLPEEEVIEDVRAFKKRKPGYWTIIMAKQKND; this is encoded by the coding sequence ATGAGCAACACACTCGGCACACTGTACGGCATCGGTGTCGGACCGGGGGACCCCGAGCTGGTCCCGGTCAAATCAGTGCGTATTATAAAGGAAGTCGATATTATCTACACCGCCTCGTCCACCAAAAACGACTACAGCATGGCGGTCAATACGGTTAAGAGCTACATTCCGGAATTGACGCCGGTCATCACGCTCCCCTTCCCCATGACGCGGGATAAATCGGAAACGGAAACGGCCTGGACAAACCACGCCCGCACCATTATCGAACAGATTGAGGAGGGCCGGAACGTGGCCTTTCTGACCCTGGGCGACCCGACCACCTATTCGACCTACGGCTATATCCTCCAGAACGTCCGGGCACTGGCACCCCATGTGCCCGTTACCACCATTCCGGGTATCACCTCCTATCAGGCCACTGCCGCCCGGCTGAACAAACCGCTGGTGGAGGGCGAGGAATCCCTGCTGATCACCTCCGGGGTTCAGGGCGGGAACCTGCTGCGTGACCTCTCGCCCAGGCCGGAGAATGTGGTCTTTCTCAAGGCGTACCGGAATGCAGGCGATATTGCCACTGCCCTGGAGGAAACCGGCTACATCGAAAACAGCGTGGGCATCAGCCGCTGCGGGTTGCCGGAGGAAGAGGTGATTGAGGATGTCCGGGCCTTCAAAAAGAGAAAGCCCGGCTACTGGACCATCATCATGGCCAAACAGAAAAACGACTGA
- the cbiD gene encoding cobalt-precorrin-5B (C(1))-methyltransferase CbiD: MTQNKKKRLRAGFTTGTAAAAATKGALLHLLTGSAPVSVRICLLTGDHLQIPVCRCTAESNTEAICTVIKDAGDDPDVTHRAEIGARVTLPDAGVPGDIRITGGEGVGRVTKPGLEIPPGEPAINTGPRKMIRQAVREALDAHRRSLPVCTEIFVPDGAEMARHTLNGRLGIIGGISILGTTGVVRPMSHDAYIATIRSAMSVARAVGLDQAVLTTGRRSEKHSQALWPHIPEEGFIQIGDFFRVSLESAVTRQFRTVTLAVFFGKAVKMAQGVPHTHAAKSSLTLSRLSGWAFDLTGDREFADRILNANTARHAFDFITEAHPGLIDEVGHRMVRSARKFAGPDMGIRGVIYDFGGHLIFDSHPS; the protein is encoded by the coding sequence ATGACACAAAACAAAAAGAAACGACTCCGGGCCGGGTTTACCACAGGCACTGCGGCGGCGGCCGCCACCAAAGGGGCGCTGTTGCATCTGCTCACGGGCAGTGCGCCTGTATCCGTTCGGATATGCCTGCTGACCGGCGATCATCTGCAAATCCCCGTCTGCCGCTGCACGGCTGAGAGTAACACAGAGGCGATCTGCACTGTTATCAAGGATGCGGGGGATGATCCCGATGTGACGCACCGGGCGGAAATCGGGGCGCGGGTCACCTTGCCGGATGCGGGAGTACCGGGGGATATTCGGATCACCGGAGGCGAGGGGGTCGGCAGAGTGACCAAGCCGGGCCTTGAAATCCCGCCGGGGGAACCGGCCATCAACACCGGTCCCCGCAAAATGATCCGACAGGCGGTCCGGGAGGCGCTGGACGCCCATCGCCGCTCCCTGCCGGTCTGTACGGAGATCTTCGTACCGGACGGGGCGGAGATGGCCCGGCACACCCTGAACGGACGTCTTGGCATCATCGGCGGCATCTCCATCCTGGGAACCACCGGCGTGGTGCGGCCCATGTCCCATGACGCCTACATTGCCACCATCAGATCCGCCATGTCCGTGGCCCGTGCGGTCGGATTGGATCAGGCCGTGCTGACCACCGGTCGCCGGAGCGAAAAACACAGCCAGGCCCTCTGGCCCCATATCCCCGAAGAGGGGTTCATCCAGATCGGGGACTTCTTCAGGGTCTCCCTGGAGAGCGCGGTGACCCGGCAGTTCAGGACGGTGACGCTGGCGGTCTTCTTCGGCAAGGCCGTCAAGATGGCCCAGGGCGTCCCCCACACCCATGCCGCCAAATCGAGCCTGACCCTCAGCCGGCTGTCGGGCTGGGCCTTTGACCTCACCGGCGACCGGGAATTTGCCGACCGGATTCTGAACGCCAATACGGCACGCCATGCCTTTGACTTCATTACCGAAGCGCATCCCGGCCTCATTGATGAGGTGGGACACCGAATGGTCCGATCCGCCCGGAAATTCGCCGGGCCGGATATGGGCATCCGGGGCGTGATCTACGACTTCGGTGGCCATCTCATCTTCGATTCACACCCGTCCTGA
- the cbiE gene encoding precorrin-6y C5,15-methyltransferase (decarboxylating) subunit CbiE: MKPVSVIGLGLSPKDLTDAHLALIRQADVLVGGKRHLAFFHDVSALKRDITRDLKGAVAFIRNHMAERSVVVLASGDPLFYGIGALLIRSLGPENVRICPNISSVSAAFARIREPWQDACVLSLHGSFDRPVLLKALARSDKIALLTGPDRSPAWLAAFLLEREITDFEMCVLEQMGTETEQVAWYDLPLAAGHPFADPNVVILKRRPDARKPVPFYPGMPDHHFEHQRGLITKSEVRAVTLSKLRLCAAPHVMWDLGAGSGSVSVEAALMMQNGEVVAVEQHPDRVAQIRTNREKFGAVNLSVVEAVLPDGLGSLPRPDRVFIGGGGKNLGTIIRAAASRLSENGVIVANTVLLQNIGVAMNTLKELGFDTEITQIQVSTGNPMPWGERLAAQNPVWIISGFREEGKER, from the coding sequence ATGAAACCGGTATCTGTCATCGGGCTGGGGCTTTCGCCGAAAGACCTCACCGACGCCCACCTGGCGCTGATCCGCCAGGCGGATGTTCTCGTGGGGGGCAAGCGCCACCTGGCCTTTTTTCACGACGTTTCCGCCCTGAAGCGGGACATCACCAGAGATCTCAAAGGGGCCGTGGCCTTCATCCGAAACCATATGGCCGAGCGGTCCGTCGTGGTGCTGGCATCGGGAGACCCCCTGTTTTACGGCATCGGGGCGCTGCTGATCCGCTCACTCGGTCCGGAAAACGTCCGCATCTGCCCCAACATATCCTCCGTCAGCGCGGCCTTTGCCCGTATCCGGGAACCGTGGCAGGACGCCTGCGTTCTCAGCCTGCACGGCAGCTTTGACCGTCCCGTCCTTCTGAAGGCGCTGGCCCGGTCGGATAAGATTGCCCTGCTGACCGGCCCGGACCGAAGCCCGGCATGGCTGGCCGCCTTCCTGCTGGAGCGGGAGATTACGGATTTTGAAATGTGCGTGCTGGAGCAGATGGGCACAGAGACCGAACAGGTCGCCTGGTACGACCTGCCCCTCGCCGCAGGTCATCCGTTTGCCGATCCCAATGTGGTCATCCTGAAACGCCGGCCAGATGCCCGAAAGCCGGTTCCCTTTTATCCGGGGATGCCCGACCATCACTTTGAACATCAGCGGGGGCTGATCACCAAGTCCGAAGTCCGGGCCGTCACCCTCTCCAAACTCCGGCTCTGCGCCGCCCCCCATGTGATGTGGGATCTGGGCGCGGGGAGCGGTTCCGTCTCTGTCGAGGCGGCCCTGATGATGCAGAACGGGGAGGTTGTGGCCGTTGAACAGCACCCGGACCGCGTGGCCCAGATCCGCACCAACCGCGAGAAATTCGGGGCCGTCAACCTGAGCGTTGTGGAAGCCGTGCTTCCGGACGGACTCGGCAGCCTGCCCCGGCCCGACCGCGTCTTTATCGGGGGAGGGGGGAAAAATCTCGGCACCATCATCCGTGCGGCCGCATCCCGCCTTTCGGAAAACGGCGTGATTGTCGCCAACACGGTGCTGCTCCAAAATATCGGCGTTGCCATGAACACATTGAAAGAACTGGGCTTTGACACAGAGATCACCCAGATCCAGGTCAGCACCGGAAACCCTATGCCCTGGGGGGAGCGGCTCGCCGCCCAGAACCCGGTGTGGATCATTTCAGGTTTTCGGGAAGAGGGGAAAGAGAGATGA
- a CDS encoding cobyrinate a,c-diamide synthase — translation MRGFVIAAPASGSGKTTVTLGIMAALARRGLRVAPFKIGPDFIDPGHHTRVTGVISRNLDGWMLSERYNRDCFERHTRGTDIAVAEGVMGLFDGYDGRTDAGSTAQMARWLGLPVLLVVNARSMARSVAPLVQGFERFDPSLRFAGVLFNNIGSPNHLTYLKDALEGHVRMPCLGGILRDDRIAIPERHLGLVTQDEHPLSGQHTDRLVAMIENRMNLDALLDGLPERPPETGPPAPGIRTPSVRIGVASDRAFCFYYQDNLDILEKNGAEIVRFSPLDAPALPERLDGLYFGGGYPELFARQLAGNTALRSRIKELSRAGMPIYGECGGFMYLCRELRDVEGTPHPMTGCFPMVTAMYPRLKSLGYRQVTQTRDSVLGPAGQQMRGHEFHYSEIISDSDGPATVYSVEKRIGNHRTAEGFSTARTLGSYVHLHFGSRPEVAGHFIKACQAFQQERKSVS, via the coding sequence ATCAGAGGATTCGTCATTGCAGCACCGGCCAGCGGTTCCGGTAAGACCACGGTGACGCTGGGAATTATGGCGGCCCTTGCCCGGCGGGGCCTGCGTGTTGCCCCGTTCAAGATCGGCCCGGACTTCATCGACCCCGGACACCATACCCGCGTTACCGGCGTGATCAGCCGGAACCTGGATGGGTGGATGCTCTCCGAAAGGTATAACCGGGACTGCTTTGAGCGGCATACACGCGGGACGGATATTGCGGTTGCCGAAGGCGTGATGGGTCTGTTTGACGGCTATGACGGCAGGACCGATGCGGGTTCCACCGCCCAGATGGCCAGATGGCTCGGCCTCCCGGTCCTCCTGGTGGTGAACGCCAGAAGCATGGCCCGGAGCGTAGCGCCCCTGGTTCAGGGCTTTGAACGCTTTGATCCGTCGCTCAGGTTTGCGGGCGTCCTCTTCAACAATATCGGCAGCCCGAACCACCTCACCTATCTGAAAGATGCCCTGGAGGGCCATGTGAGAATGCCCTGCCTGGGCGGCATTCTCCGGGATGACCGGATTGCCATCCCCGAACGTCATCTGGGCCTGGTGACGCAGGACGAACACCCCCTCTCCGGTCAGCATACTGACCGGCTGGTCGCGATGATCGAAAACCGGATGAACCTGGACGCCCTGCTCGATGGCCTGCCGGAACGCCCCCCGGAAACTGGTCCGCCAGCCCCCGGCATCCGTACACCATCGGTCAGAATCGGTGTGGCCTCAGACAGGGCCTTCTGCTTTTACTATCAGGACAATCTGGATATCCTTGAGAAAAACGGGGCCGAAATTGTCCGGTTCTCCCCCCTTGATGCCCCTGCGCTGCCGGAACGCCTTGACGGCCTCTATTTCGGCGGCGGCTATCCCGAACTCTTTGCCAGACAGCTGGCAGGCAATACCGCTTTGCGCAGCCGGATTAAAGAGCTGAGCAGAGCCGGAATGCCCATTTACGGTGAATGCGGCGGCTTCATGTACCTCTGCCGGGAACTCCGGGACGTGGAGGGCACCCCACATCCCATGACGGGCTGTTTCCCAATGGTCACAGCCATGTACCCCCGCCTGAAATCCCTGGGCTACCGTCAGGTCACCCAGACACGGGATTCGGTTCTCGGCCCGGCAGGTCAGCAGATGCGCGGCCATGAATTTCATTACTCGGAAATCATATCCGATTCGGACGGACCGGCCACCGTCTATTCGGTTGAAAAGCGGATCGGAAATCACCGGACCGCCGAAGGCTTCAGCACAGCCCGGACCCTGGGCAGCTATGTTCACCTCCATTTCGGAAGCAGGCCGGAGGTCGCCGGACATTTCATAAAGGCCTGTCAGGCCTTTCAGCAGGAAAGGAAATCCGTATCATGA